GGAAGTAAATGGCGAAGCTATTTTTGACGAAAATGGCAAGCCAGCGTCAATTATTGCTAATCCAAATTGCTCGACCATTCAGATGGTTGTGGTATTAAAGCCGTTGCACGATCGTTACAAAATTCATCGTGTGGTGGTTTCCACCTATCAATCGGTAACGGGCAAGGGCAAAAAAGGGCTGGAAGCTTTAGAAGAAGAAATTTCCGGCAAAAAGCCCGAAAATTACACGCACGTGCATCCGATTGCCTTTAATGTTGTGCCGCATATCGATGTCTTTTTGGACAACGATTACACCAAAGAAGAAATGAAAATGGTCAATGAAACGCGCAAGATTTTAAATGACCAAAACATCAAGGTTTCTCCAACAACCGTGCGCGTGCCCGTTTATGGCGGCCATGCCGAAGCGATTAACATAGAATTTGAAAACGAGTTTGAGATTCAAGAAGTAAAGGACATTTTATCAAATACGCCGGGCGTGATTGTCAAAGATAAGCCGGGCGAAAATGTGTATCCGATGCCAATCGAGAGCTACGGACGCGATGAGGTGTTTGTAGGGAGAATTCGTCCTGATTATTGGCACAAGCATTCCTTAAATCTTTGGTGTGTTGCCGATAACCTTCGCAAAGGCGCCGCAACCAACGCTGTGCAAATTGCGCAACTTTTGGTTGACAAGCTCACGCCAAAAGCCATCGCATAACGGCATTTATTTTTACCCGAACTCAGCAACGCGATTTTTAAAGCGGTCGCCATAGCCGATGAAAAAAGGCTGGCGGCCTCTTTTTTTGCCCAGTTATTACGCTTCAGCAAAGGCGGCTTGTTTATCAAAAATTTACCGCATCGAAACGATTCGACTGGGATTGGAAATAATGAGAAAATTTTGCGAGTAGTGGCTTTGGGCGCGACTTAAAAATCAAAATACTTCAGTAACTTCACGGTTTGTGAGAGAAGATAGCATGTGTTTGATTCGGCTGCGCCGCGCTTGCTTTTTGAATTAATTTTAAATGCGTAAAGATGTTTGACCAGCTTCAATCGATTAAAGACAGATATAAAGAAATTGAAAAGCAGCTTTCCGACCCGGGAGTGATTTCAAATCAGGATAAATTTCGCCAGTTGAATAAGGAATACAGCGGCTTAAGCGAAATTGTGAAGGCGTATGATGAATATCGCAAGGCAAAAGATGCGCTTCAGCAGAGCAAAGAATTGCTTTACACCGAATCCGACCCGGAAATGAAAGAATTGGCACAAGCTGATTATGATGAATATTCGGAGAAAGTGCCAGAACTTGAGCAGCAGTTGAAGATTTTACTCCTGCCGAAAGAGGAGGCCGATTCGCGCAACGCGATGGTTGAAATTCGTGCGGGCGCGGGCGGCGATGAGGCAGCACTTTTTGCTGCCGATTTGCTGCGCATGTATCAGCGATTTGCCGAGCGAAACGGCTGGAAATGCGAAGTGCTCGACTATAACGAAAGCAGCGGTTTGGGTGGCTTTAAAGAGGCGACCATTTCGCTTAGCGGCGATGATGTTTATGGCACCATGAAGTTTGAAAGTGGCGTGCATCGCGTGCAGCGCGTGCCGGAAACCGAAACGCAAGGTCGCGTGCATACTTCGGCGGCCAGCGTAGCTGTTTTGCCAGAAGCTGAAGATTTTGACATTGAAATCCGAAAAGAGGATTTGCAGATGGACACGTATCGCTCTGGCGGTAAAGGTGGCCAAAACGTAAACAAAGTAGAAACAGCGGTTCGAATTACGCACGTGCCGTCGGGCATTGTGGTGGCGTGCCAAGAAGAGCGCTCTCAGCTTCAAAACCGCGAACGCGCGATGAAAATGCTTCGCTCGAAGCTCTACGACATCAAGCTGGCCGAGCAGCAAAAAGAACGTGCCGATTTGCGCCGATCGATGGTTTCCACTGGCGATAGAAGTGCAAAAATTCGCACGTATAACTTTCCGCAGTCGCGTGTTACTGATCATCGAATTGGATTCACAACACACGCCTTGCCGCAACTTTTGGACGGTGATCTTTTTGAAATCATCGAGGCGCTGCGTGTACATGATCAA
Above is a window of Chloroherpeton thalassium ATCC 35110 DNA encoding:
- the prfA gene encoding peptide chain release factor 1, translated to MFDQLQSIKDRYKEIEKQLSDPGVISNQDKFRQLNKEYSGLSEIVKAYDEYRKAKDALQQSKELLYTESDPEMKELAQADYDEYSEKVPELEQQLKILLLPKEEADSRNAMVEIRAGAGGDEAALFAADLLRMYQRFAERNGWKCEVLDYNESSGLGGFKEATISLSGDDVYGTMKFESGVHRVQRVPETETQGRVHTSAASVAVLPEAEDFDIEIRKEDLQMDTYRSGGKGGQNVNKVETAVRITHVPSGIVVACQEERSQLQNRERAMKMLRSKLYDIKLAEQQKERADLRRSMVSTGDRSAKIRTYNFPQSRVTDHRIGFTTHALPQLLDGDLFEIIEALRVHDQTERLKAQVGA
- a CDS encoding aspartate-semialdehyde dehydrogenase, giving the protein MSQKYTVAVLGATGLVGRTMIQVLEERNFPVSELIPLASPKSIGQKVSFQGKEFPVQVPSAEIFQKVDIALFSAGGSVSQEWGPIAAANGAIVIDNSSAFRMDEQIPLVVPEVNGEAIFDENGKPASIIANPNCSTIQMVVVLKPLHDRYKIHRVVVSTYQSVTGKGKKGLEALEEEISGKKPENYTHVHPIAFNVVPHIDVFLDNDYTKEEMKMVNETRKILNDQNIKVSPTTVRVPVYGGHAEAINIEFENEFEIQEVKDILSNTPGVIVKDKPGENVYPMPIESYGRDEVFVGRIRPDYWHKHSLNLWCVADNLRKGAATNAVQIAQLLVDKLTPKAIA